The following proteins are co-located in the Saccharomycodes ludwigii strain NBRC 1722 chromosome V, whole genome shotgun sequence genome:
- a CDS encoding uncharacterized protein (similar to Saccharomyces cerevisiae YOL140W | ARG8 | ARGinine requiring) — translation MTPTDKKSYVFQCKINEKPAQAIAGKGTRITIEKDGKIYSDIIDAVTGAAVGALGWGDEDIVDIITEAAKTSTYSFPSLIGNKQSEELAKFYIDNSPNDAFVSALWCCSGSEANESCMKIMYQYWLERGKTKKTKFISRKSSYHGFTIGSLSIADNARVVAFKNILLPETQCLKMPVCYPYRFQKKGQTEAEYVQELLGNLE, via the coding sequence atgactCCTACTGATAAAAAGTCCTACGTTTTTCAGTGCAAAATTAACGAAAAACCTGCCCAAGCTATAGCCGGTAAAGGCACTCGTATCACCATTGAAAAGGATGGTAAAATATATAgtgatattattgatgCCGTTACTGGTGCTGCTGTTGGTGCTTTGGGATGGGGTGATGAAGACATCGTCGATATTATCACTGAAGCAGCCAAGACCTCTACCTATTCTTTCCCATCTTTGATTGGTAACAAACAATCCGAAGAACTGGCTAAATTTTACATCGACAATTCCCCAAACGATGCATTTGTTTCTGCTTTATGGTGTTGCTCTGGTTCGGAAGCTAATGAAAGTTGTATGAAAATCATGTACCAGTACTGGTTAGAACGTGgcaagacaaaaaaaacaaaatttatttctagAAAGAGTTCTTATCATGGATTTACTATTGGTTCTCTATCTATTGCTGACAATGCTCGTGTGGTTGCCTTTAAGAATATCTTATTGCCAGAAACTCAGTGTCTAAAGATGCCGGTTTGCTACCCATACAGATTCCAAAAGAAGGGCCAAACCG